Proteins encoded together in one Pseudobacteroides sp. window:
- a CDS encoding SymE family type I addiction module toxin: MVALSSIRSHWLDDAPAVTVSAEWLKDFGFEVGCKVVIEVSQGVITIKKVDSEDEI; the protein is encoded by the coding sequence ATGGTAGCTTTATCATCTATCAGATCACATTGGCTGGACGATGCTCCAGCTGTCACAGTATCAGCAGAGTGGCTAAAGGATTTTGGGTTTGAGGTAGGATGCAAGGTAGTTATTGAGGTTTCACAGGGCGTCATTACTATAAAGAAAGTGGATAGTGAGGATGAGATATGA
- a CDS encoding SLOG family protein has product MKVLVSGSRFYRDYQKILVVVKSLDIDLLIAGGCRGADTLAVRAAHQCGIRFVEYPADWQRFGKSAGPRRNQQMLDMENPDLLLVFHEDLARSKGTRDMLHRAIKADIPYRIFS; this is encoded by the coding sequence ATGAAGGTTTTAGTATCTGGAAGCCGTTTTTATAGGGATTACCAGAAGATTTTAGTCGTTGTCAAAAGCCTGGATATTGATTTGCTTATTGCCGGAGGATGCCGTGGGGCTGATACTCTTGCCGTTCGTGCTGCTCATCAGTGCGGTATAAGGTTTGTTGAGTATCCGGCGGACTGGCAGAGATTTGGCAAAAGTGCTGGGCCTCGGCGTAATCAGCAGATGCTGGATATGGAAAATCCAGATTTACTTTTGGTATTTCATGAGGACTTGGCAAGAAGTAAAGGGACTCGTGATATGCTTCATAGAGCCATCAAGGCAGATATTCCATACAGGATTTTTTCTTAA